GGCAGCGATACCAGTTGCTCCGCTGGGGCCGGGGCCGGTAGTAATGGGACCCGACATGGTGAACGTGCCGTTGGGATCGGCCGATTCGACGGTTCCTAAACCGCCGGAACTGCTCAGGTCGAAGGTGCCGGCGTACGTATTGTTTCCCGAAATGTTTCGGAACATGGGATTGCCGGAATTCTTCGTGCGGCTGAAATACGTCACGTTGCTGCCGATGGTGATGCCGCCACTAAACTCCACGACTGAATCGACGGTGTTGCCGTTATTGCCGGAATCGTTGTCGAGGGTGAAAGCGTTCGAGCCCAGAGCATTGCTGCTGGTCAAACGCAAAATGCCGTCATCGATGGTGGTGCCGGCGGTGGTATTCGCGAATTGAAATGAACTGCCAGCGACGAAACTGTTGTTACCCCCGAGGACAATCATGCCGGTGCTGCTCGTCAACTTTGTCAAGGTGACCGGTCCTGAGGCAGCTGTAATGTTGCTATTGATGACCAGCGTGTTTGCGCCTGTGTCAAAAGCCACGGCAGTAACGCCGCTGCTAATCGAGATGCTTCGGCTGGCTCCGAGAGTCACTAGCCCTGCGCCCGCACGCAGCGTGCTGTTATTTGTGGCAAAAGTTAAAGCGCCCGACGTAGCCCCTAATGCGGCATCGCTATTGATGCTGAGAATTCCGCCCGATACGGATGTTCCACCCGTGTAGGTGTTGGTACCGGTAAGAAATAAAACGCTGAAGGCGGTAGTGCTTCCGCCGACAAAGTTCAAACCGAACGTGCCGCTGCCACTGCTGATGTTGCCTCCGAGCACAAGCGTTGATGCTGTAGTGCCTGTGCCAACCGAGATGGTGTCGGTGGCCTGTAAGTCGATGGCCTGATTGTCGGTTTCGGTGCCAACAAAGGTATCGGTAATGCCGCCGTTGAGTCCAATTGCATTGCCGTTGATTATGAACGCGCTGCCACCGGCATTGAAAGTGATGCCGGTGATTTGGAACGCGCTGCTTGTTAAATCGTCGGTCAGCGTCGTGCCATTGGAACCTGCGCCTCCAAACACTAGCGAGTCGCCGCTCAGGGGAGGACTGTTCCCCCCGGTCCAGTTCGCGCCGTCGCTCCAGATGGCCGTCGGATCATTGCCCAGCCAGGTGTCGACCGCAGCCTTAGCGCTTCTGGAAATTGCCCCAGTCATCATTGCCAGACAGATCGCCACAATCAAAAAATAGCCACGGCTTGCACCGCAAGATTGTTTCAGAATCATTCTCATATTGCACCGTATGGAAATAGAGTGTGCCGATGGCATACGCTGGCTGGCAAACATAGGTTCCCCCTAAGACTTGAATCCCCCGATTCGATCTGAATCTGAGCTGTATCTCTTCGAAATCGTACGAACTTTTACATGGAGAGCGTCGAAGTGCACTCACCACAGGGTCGCTGCAACTTCGATACACTTCCCCGTCACCAATTACCTACCGAAAATTTTTCCGGAATAGCCCCCGAGTCCGGAACATTGAGATGCAATTTTGCAAACGTTGTTGATGCCCACAACGTCGAATGCAAGATCCTCGTAATTCTCTATATTTAAACCCAAACTCGTTACAAAGCAAGCATTTACACATATTCTTTTCACACCCAAACGGCTAGTTTAGGGGTGATTGGTTTCGCATTGATTTGTTTTCCACTGCTGCTCGTGGGATTCGCCTGACATTGGCAAAAAAAGTCTTCGGCCAAGGGGGCATCGGGGGGGGATTAAGAGTGCCCCCTTGGCCTCCAACTCTTTTTGCTACAAATAACCGAGCGTTAGCTTTTGGACTTTCATCATGTCTCTTTGCTAAACAATGAATATGCTGGCCATTGGCGTCATGTTTCAATTTGCTTCCGACACAATTCCAATTTGCCTAACCGGCTACCATGTGTTGCCATCGGCCGCGGCCGTGCGCACCAATCGAATGTGCTTGTTAATTTCCGCTTCGGTCAACGGCCGATCGTACAAGGCAACTTCGTCCAATTCGCCCACAAAAGGCCGCGTGGCCGCATTCGGTCCGGAGGTAAACGTAAATAACTGGCCCATTAAAATGCGTAATCCGGCGGGGGTGTCGGTGGTATCCGTCGCTTCCGCCGCCACTTTTCCATCTAAAAATAATTTCATTTGCACGCCGTCCTTGACCGCTGCCACATGCTGCCAAATACGGGGCGTATACGTCACGTTGGAATAGCACGATGTTCCCGTTTTGGGCGACATGCCCGGTGGATTGCGGTGCAAAAAGCGAATCCGATCGATTTGCGACGCGCTGGAACTCGGATCCGATGCCGGCCCAATCAGCTCGACCATGGCCCCGTGCAGCGGGAGCTTGGAGCTATCGGCGTTGCACTTCACCAGCAAAAAGATCGAACCAAACTGGCAATAGCCGGGCTTCATCCAGAATTCGATGGAATAGGCATCCTTCAAAGCGTCCGCCAAATCGTCGTTCGACAATAATAAACCCGATTGCGACGACATGCCGAATTCGGCCGTTTGATTTCCATTGGGATAGGTGCGCCAGTCGACGTGCCCTTCAATGCGGCAAGCAAAGCGATCGCCCATTTCGTTGGGAACTAAATTTTCTTGCACGTTATCAAACCGCCAGTAGGCCACCGGCTTAGCCTGTTTGATCGCCGTCACATAATTTTTGGGAATGTTCAAATGGCTGGCATTCATGGAGGCCTGCGTAATAAACGCCCCCTCCTCAGCCATTCCTTTTTGCACGGCGATCGATCGCTCGGCATCCACCGAAACTCGTAGCGAGCTGCCCGCAGCCACGGGAAGCGGGCCGGCCAAATTGCCGGCAGAAAATAATTGCGACGGATCAAAAATTACGCCGCCGGAAAACACATGCAGTTCCACCTTATTGGCATAAGAAATAATGCCAAATGAGGCATCGTTCGAGGCAATCACGCTGCCCAAGCCGGTCTCCAGAGCGTAGAAGTCGCTCTCCCCGCTAATCGCCACCGAGACTTTTCCGTACTGCAAACTAGGCACGCCTTGGCTGGTCATCATCAAACTGACGGGCCCTTCGAGAATAAACTGCCCGACTTTCCCATCGGACAAGACCGAATTGATTTCGGCCACACCCTCCAGCAAACAGAGCGATTGACCAGGGCTGAGCTCACTATCGCGTTTCAAAGCCGCGGTACTATGCGTGGAATCCCACAGGCAATTGGTGACTTTGACCAGTTTTGCCACATAAGGAACCGCATCCCCTTTATCGCCCGCCACTCGCTGCGTCGCTCTGGGATCCGCGAAATTGCCCATCGCCCCTATGCGAAACGCGGCATAGCAGCATGCGGCAATCGCGACAACGAAAAGCAGCAACATCCCCAGCGGCGAACGTGGCCAAGTGAAGAAGCTGCCGCCTAATCCCTGAGGGAAACGAGCCGGCTTGCTTTGCTCCTCCGCAATGCCTTCGGCCGCGGCGGGGTTCGACGATTCTTTGAGGAAGCGCGCTGAATTCTCGGCCAACAACGATTCGCGCAACTGTTGGTGAAAAAACACCTCGCGCGCAAAAATTTCCACGTTTTCCCCATCGGCTTCCAACCAGGCCTTGAGCTGCGCGATCGCCGCGTTATCGGCCGTGCCATCCAGATAATCGTCGATTAGCTGCAACATTCCGCGGGGATCCTATGAGGACGTTTTCTTAGGCGCTGGCATTCAATTTGCGCTGAATACAATCTCGCAAGCCGCTTCGAGCACGGTGCAACATGACGCGCACCGCCCCGGAAGTAATGCCCATTCGTTGAGCAATTTCCTGCGGCTTCAAATCGAACGCGTATCTCCAACGCAAAACTTCCAACAGTCGCTGTCTTTGCTTTTCCAAGCACAATCGCAAGGCCCGGCGCGTGGCCGTCCATTCATCCGACTTCCC
This portion of the Pirellulales bacterium genome encodes:
- a CDS encoding LamG domain-containing protein, whose translation is MLQLIDDYLDGTADNAAIAQLKAWLEADGENVEIFAREVFFHQQLRESLLAENSARFLKESSNPAAAEGIAEEQSKPARFPQGLGGSFFTWPRSPLGMLLLFVVAIAACCYAAFRIGAMGNFADPRATQRVAGDKGDAVPYVAKLVKVTNCLWDSTHSTAALKRDSELSPGQSLCLLEGVAEINSVLSDGKVGQFILEGPVSLMMTSQGVPSLQYGKVSVAISGESDFYALETGLGSVIASNDASFGIISYANKVELHVFSGGVIFDPSQLFSAGNLAGPLPVAAGSSLRVSVDAERSIAVQKGMAEEGAFITQASMNASHLNIPKNYVTAIKQAKPVAYWRFDNVQENLVPNEMGDRFACRIEGHVDWRTYPNGNQTAEFGMSSQSGLLLSNDDLADALKDAYSIEFWMKPGYCQFGSIFLLVKCNADSSKLPLHGAMVELIGPASDPSSSASQIDRIRFLHRNPPGMSPKTGTSCYSNVTYTPRIWQHVAAVKDGVQMKLFLDGKVAAEATDTTDTPAGLRILMGQLFTFTSGPNAATRPFVGELDEVALYDRPLTEAEINKHIRLVRTAAADGNTW